In Pedobacter sp. WC2423, the following are encoded in one genomic region:
- a CDS encoding alpha-1,2-fucosyltransferase, producing MKIIRFLGGLGNQMFQYACYKALSKKFPDVKADLNSFNFDTAHNGYELEDIFQLTITKVSPFTGGIYDIKNRKWIYRKIRRVLNLKKYHKAEEKDFTFDPAIFSDSKSRYYSGFWQNEDYFIDIADEIRKDFKFSALTAQQNIDILKKIEQTNSVGVHVRRGDYVNHPAFGGLCEKKYYDQAIQIVQSRTNDAKFFIFSNDIDWCVKNLNINNCEFISWNKGTQSYIDMQLMSACKHNIIANSSFSWWAAWLNNNPEKIVIGPEKWLHGDQYDTSTLLPAGWIKI from the coding sequence ATGAAAATTATTCGTTTTTTAGGCGGGTTAGGTAACCAAATGTTCCAATATGCATGTTATAAAGCCCTAAGCAAGAAATTTCCAGATGTTAAAGCCGATTTAAATAGTTTTAATTTCGATACCGCACACAATGGCTACGAACTAGAAGATATTTTCCAATTAACCATAACCAAAGTTTCGCCATTTACAGGTGGTATCTATGATATAAAAAATAGAAAATGGATTTATCGAAAGATAAGAAGAGTGCTTAACTTAAAAAAGTATCATAAAGCCGAAGAAAAAGACTTCACATTTGATCCTGCAATTTTCTCTGATTCTAAATCAAGGTACTACTCAGGCTTCTGGCAAAATGAAGATTACTTTATTGATATTGCTGATGAGATAAGAAAAGATTTTAAATTCAGTGCATTAACAGCTCAACAAAACATTGATATCCTAAAAAAAATAGAACAAACAAACAGTGTTGGAGTACATGTAAGAAGAGGTGATTATGTTAATCATCCCGCATTTGGCGGACTTTGTGAGAAAAAATATTATGATCAGGCCATACAAATCGTACAATCAAGAACAAATGATGCAAAATTCTTTATATTCTCTAATGATATTGATTGGTGTGTTAAAAATTTGAATATTAACAATTGCGAATTTATTTCATGGAATAAAGGGACACAAAGTTACATTGACATGCAATTAATGAGTGCTTGCAAGCATAATATCATTGCAAACAGCAGCTTTAGCTGGTGGGCAGCATGGCTTAATAACAATCCGGAAAAGATCGTTATAGGCCCTGAAAAGTGGCTTCACGGAGATCAATACGATACTTCTACATTGTTGCCGGCAGGCTGGATAAAAATATAG
- a CDS encoding glycosyltransferase family 2 protein — MLEKYPKITVITPSFNQGAYLEHTLTSILNQGYPNLEYIVIDGGSTDHSVEIIKKYEHLLTYWVSEKDNGLYHALQKGFARSTGEIMCWINSDDMHHRRSLMTIAELFKDFPDINWIMGKNTFYDEQGREFIYGTNMFNERWSKWKMYDQDGEYIQQESVFWRRSLWEKSGAYIDTNLSLASDAELWLRFFRHDQLYSTELLLSGFRFRSGIQKSKDQRDEYIAELSTVIQRELSIGNTRAYFRFMRFIKFFAKLVPLFKLKNKITMKVMAMPPKIVYNPDGTYRFSWK, encoded by the coding sequence ATGTTAGAGAAATACCCTAAAATAACTGTAATAACACCATCTTTTAACCAGGGAGCATATCTGGAGCATACCCTAACTTCGATTTTGAATCAGGGATATCCTAATCTGGAATATATTGTTATTGATGGTGGTAGTACGGATCATTCGGTAGAGATTATAAAAAAATATGAGCACCTTTTAACTTATTGGGTAAGCGAAAAAGATAATGGTTTATACCATGCTTTGCAGAAAGGATTTGCGCGGTCAACGGGTGAAATTATGTGTTGGATAAATTCTGATGATATGCATCATAGAAGATCCTTAATGACTATAGCAGAACTCTTTAAAGATTTCCCGGATATTAACTGGATCATGGGAAAAAATACCTTTTATGATGAGCAGGGCAGGGAGTTTATTTATGGCACTAATATGTTTAATGAAAGGTGGTCGAAGTGGAAAATGTATGATCAGGATGGTGAATATATTCAACAGGAATCTGTTTTCTGGAGACGTAGTTTATGGGAAAAATCGGGTGCTTATATAGACACAAATCTTTCTCTTGCTAGTGACGCTGAGTTATGGTTAAGGTTCTTCAGACATGATCAACTTTATTCAACGGAACTTTTGCTTTCCGGATTCCGTTTCAGAAGTGGAATTCAAAAGAGTAAAGATCAAAGGGACGAATATATAGCGGAACTCAGTACTGTCATTCAACGGGAACTAAGTATAGGAAATACAAGAGCTTATTTTCGGTTTATGCGTTTTATAAAATTTTTCGCAAAGCTTGTTCCCCTATTTAAATTAAAAAATAAGATTACTATGAAAGTTATGGCTATGCCTCCAAAAATAGTTTATAATCCTGATGGAACTTACAGATTTAGTTGGAAATAG
- a CDS encoding glycosyltransferase has product MTIHSNKLLKDSKGLTILICTYNGSSRLPQTLAHLSAQIVSTTIKWEIIVIDNASTDNSLSIARSEWEKYNLPGVHFNAITESKPGKINALKAGSALAQFEYLIICDDDNWLAPDYVQKTYHLLEEDPTIGAVGGQSIMVNDSGTYPSWFENYSEGYAIGKQGSIIGDVTSSRGYLWGAGLGTRTNLYKDLFKYFPSLLVGREGEKLSAGEDSEYCQRLILRGYKLIYDPTLVFNHYIPSNRLEVSYREALYAGFAECSIILEKYYFLTKLKLHLDADGTNKFFVLLRSLFRAIFISSKEKRNHEKKIIMYLLHFKFKKDPILQKIIDFERRDNL; this is encoded by the coding sequence GTGACAATACACTCAAATAAATTACTAAAAGATAGTAAAGGTTTAACTATTCTCATTTGCACTTACAATGGCTCTTCAAGACTACCTCAAACTCTTGCGCATCTCTCTGCCCAAATAGTAAGTACTACTATAAAATGGGAAATCATTGTGATAGATAATGCTTCAACAGACAACTCTTTAAGCATTGCCAGATCGGAGTGGGAGAAATATAATTTACCAGGTGTTCATTTTAATGCAATAACTGAGTCAAAGCCAGGAAAAATAAATGCATTGAAAGCAGGCTCTGCTTTAGCACAATTTGAATATCTTATCATTTGTGATGACGATAATTGGCTAGCTCCGGATTATGTTCAAAAAACCTATCATTTGCTCGAAGAAGATCCTACTATTGGAGCTGTGGGCGGGCAATCTATCATGGTAAACGATTCTGGGACATATCCGTCCTGGTTTGAGAATTATTCCGAGGGATATGCTATTGGAAAACAAGGAAGCATCATTGGAGACGTAACCTCATCAAGAGGTTATTTATGGGGGGCCGGATTAGGCACAAGAACAAATCTTTATAAGGATTTATTTAAATATTTCCCCTCATTGCTTGTCGGCCGGGAAGGGGAAAAGTTATCTGCCGGGGAAGATAGCGAATATTGTCAGCGGCTCATTTTAAGAGGTTATAAACTTATTTATGATCCAACACTAGTTTTTAATCATTATATACCCTCAAACAGATTAGAAGTAAGTTACAGAGAAGCATTATATGCAGGCTTTGCAGAATGCAGCATAATACTGGAAAAATATTATTTTCTTACTAAACTCAAACTACACTTAGATGCAGATGGGACAAATAAGTTCTTTGTCTTATTGCGCTCACTATTCAGAGCTATATTTATAAGTTCAAAAGAAAAGCGCAACCACGAAAAAAAAATAATCATGTATTTACTTCATTTTAAATTCAAAAAGGATCCAATTCTTCAGAAAATAATCGATTTTGAACGAAGAGATAACTTATAA
- the rimP gene encoding ribosome assembly cofactor RimP, producing MQVEKRVTELVEEKISDRPELFLVEVKLLPGNKLIIHVDGDQGISIQDCAAISRHVGFHLEEENTIEKAYNLEVSSPGVGEPLKLQRQYEKNIGRELSVKVTGGDIMEGKLLDVNEQSITMEAKVKEKGKKAQLVETSLDFSNIIETKVLISFK from the coding sequence ATGCAAGTAGAGAAGAGAGTAACAGAATTAGTAGAGGAAAAAATTTCGGACAGACCGGAGTTATTTTTAGTTGAGGTGAAGTTGTTGCCTGGCAATAAGTTAATCATTCATGTGGATGGTGATCAGGGCATCAGTATTCAGGATTGTGCTGCAATTAGCAGACATGTCGGATTTCATCTGGAAGAAGAAAATACTATTGAGAAAGCATATAATCTGGAGGTTTCTTCTCCTGGTGTTGGCGAACCTTTAAAGCTTCAAAGACAGTATGAGAAAAACATCGGACGCGAATTGAGTGTTAAAGTTACCGGAGGTGATATTATGGAAGGAAAGCTGCTGGATGTCAATGAGCAGTCGATCACCATGGAAGCGAAAGTAAAAGAAAAAGGAAAGAAAGCACAATTGGTTGAAACCAGTCTGGACTTTAGTAATATAATAGAAACAAAGGTTTTAATTTCATTTAAATAA
- the nusA gene encoding transcription termination factor NusA, with translation MSNINLIDSFQEFKEFKNIDRPTVISVLEEVFRSMLRKKYGTDENCDVIVNPDNGDLEIWRTRKVMEDGFSEDDDLEIELAEVKQLDADMEVGDDYIEQITLESFGRRAILAARQTLVSKVLELEKDEIFKKYKDRVGEIVTGEVYQVWKKETLVLDDEGNELIMPKTEQIPADYFKKGDTVRAVILKVDMMNSTPKIIISRIAPEFLQRLFEIEVPEIFDGLITIKKIVREPGERAKVAVESYDDRIDPVGACVGMKGSRIHGIVRELKNENIDVINFTNNISLYITRALSPAKITSIKLDDVTKHASVYLKPDQVSLAIGRGGHNIKLAGKLTGYEIDVYREAGEEDEDVDIEEFSDEIDSWIIDELKSIGCDTARSVLALSVDELVKRTDLEEETIKEVISILQSEFE, from the coding sequence ATGAGCAATATTAATTTAATCGATTCATTTCAAGAATTCAAAGAGTTCAAGAACATCGACCGTCCTACGGTGATCAGTGTGCTGGAAGAAGTATTTCGTAGCATGTTACGTAAGAAATATGGTACTGATGAGAATTGTGATGTAATTGTTAACCCCGACAATGGTGATTTAGAGATCTGGCGTACAAGAAAAGTAATGGAAGACGGCTTTTCTGAAGATGATGATCTTGAAATCGAACTGGCTGAGGTTAAACAGTTAGATGCAGATATGGAAGTTGGAGACGACTACATTGAGCAGATTACTTTAGAGAGTTTTGGAAGAAGAGCTATTTTAGCTGCACGTCAGACACTGGTATCTAAAGTACTTGAATTAGAGAAAGACGAGATCTTTAAGAAATATAAGGACAGAGTTGGAGAAATTGTAACGGGAGAAGTTTACCAGGTTTGGAAAAAAGAAACGTTAGTACTGGATGATGAGGGAAATGAGTTAATCATGCCTAAAACTGAACAGATACCGGCAGATTATTTCAAAAAAGGTGATACTGTACGTGCGGTAATCTTAAAGGTGGATATGATGAATAGCACCCCAAAGATTATCATTTCAAGAATTGCTCCTGAGTTTTTACAGCGTTTGTTTGAAATTGAGGTTCCTGAGATCTTCGACGGTTTAATTACGATCAAGAAAATTGTTCGTGAGCCAGGAGAACGTGCTAAAGTAGCAGTGGAATCTTATGATGACAGAATTGACCCTGTGGGTGCTTGTGTTGGTATGAAAGGTTCACGTATCCATGGAATCGTGAGAGAACTTAAAAATGAGAATATTGATGTAATCAATTTCACTAATAATATTTCTCTTTATATCACAAGGGCTTTGAGTCCTGCTAAAATCACATCAATCAAGTTGGATGATGTAACTAAACATGCTTCGGTTTACCTGAAGCCTGATCAGGTTTCTCTTGCAATTGGCCGTGGTGGACATAATATTAAGCTTGCCGGTAAATTAACTGGTTACGAAATTGATGTTTACCGTGAAGCTGGTGAAGAAGATGAAGATGTGGATATCGAAGAATTCTCGGATGAAATCGATAGCTGGATTATCGATGAATTGAAATCAATTGGCTGTGATACAGCAAGAAGCGTACTAGCGCTGTCAGTAGACGAATTAGTGAAAAGAACTGATCTGGAAGAAGAAACTATTAAAGAAGTTATCAGTATATTACAGTCAGAATTTGAATAA
- a CDS encoding acyl-CoA dehydrogenase — MLFQLSEEQLMIQQAARDFAQHELKPGVIERDEHQKFPAEQVKKLGELGFLGMMVSEEFGGSGLDAVSYVLVMEELSKIDASASVVVSVNNSLVCYGLEAYGSEFQKEKYLKPLASGQQIGAFCLSEPEAGSDATSQQTTAEDKGDYYLLNGTKNWITNGSNASTYLVIAQTHPDLKHKGINAFIVEKGMEGFTIGPKENKMGIRGSDTHSLMFNDVKVPKENRIGEDGFGFKFAMKTLEGGRIGIAAQALGIAAGAYELALAYAKQRKSFGKPIAEHQAIAFKLADMATSIEAARMLVYKAAWLKDQGLPYTLAGSMAKLYASKVAMDVTVEAVQVHGGYGFVKEYHVERLMRDAKITQIYEGTSEIQQMVISREILR; from the coding sequence ATGCTATTTCAACTAAGTGAAGAACAATTGATGATCCAGCAGGCTGCGAGGGATTTCGCGCAGCATGAATTAAAGCCTGGTGTAATTGAAAGAGATGAACATCAAAAATTTCCGGCAGAGCAGGTGAAAAAGCTTGGCGAACTGGGTTTTTTGGGAATGATGGTTTCAGAAGAGTTCGGTGGAAGCGGATTAGATGCGGTTTCATACGTACTGGTTATGGAAGAGCTTTCTAAAATTGATGCCTCGGCTTCAGTTGTGGTTTCTGTTAATAATTCTTTAGTTTGCTATGGCTTAGAGGCTTATGGCTCTGAATTTCAAAAAGAAAAATATCTTAAACCTTTAGCTTCAGGACAACAGATCGGTGCATTTTGTTTATCTGAGCCAGAAGCAGGTTCTGATGCAACCTCTCAGCAGACCACTGCCGAAGATAAAGGTGATTATTATCTGTTAAACGGAACAAAAAACTGGATTACCAACGGAAGCAATGCTTCTACTTACCTGGTTATTGCACAGACGCATCCTGATCTTAAGCATAAAGGAATCAACGCTTTTATTGTAGAAAAAGGAATGGAAGGCTTTACCATCGGTCCGAAAGAGAATAAAATGGGGATCCGGGGGTCTGATACGCATTCTCTTATGTTCAATGATGTAAAAGTTCCTAAGGAAAACAGAATTGGTGAGGATGGATTCGGATTTAAATTTGCAATGAAAACTTTAGAGGGTGGCCGTATTGGTATTGCTGCTCAGGCGCTTGGTATAGCTGCTGGTGCATATGAACTGGCACTTGCTTATGCTAAACAACGTAAATCATTCGGTAAACCAATTGCAGAACATCAGGCGATTGCGTTTAAATTAGCAGATATGGCTACAAGTATTGAAGCGGCAAGAATGCTGGTTTATAAAGCTGCCTGGTTAAAAGATCAGGGCTTACCTTATACACTTGCAGGTTCTATGGCCAAATTATATGCTTCTAAAGTAGCTATGGATGTGACAGTCGAGGCTGTTCAAGTGCATGGTGGTTATGGATTTGTTAAAGAGTACCATGTAGAGCGTTTGATGCGTGATGCAAAAATTACACAAATTTATGAAGGTACCTCTGAGATCCAGCAAATGGTAATTTCAAGAGAGATATTAAGATAA
- a CDS encoding DUF268 domain-containing protein, with protein sequence MIRKIKRMLIKRKLKLNFKYQYDQLLNLEKQSKKRFILDERNFFPCLYDNTPETGFDRHYVYHPAWAARIIKNNNPAKHIDISSTLHFCSILSAFIPVDFYDYRPADLHLSDLKSLSGDLMNLPFKSDSIESISCMHTIEHIGLGRYGDPLDYDGDIKAINELKRVLAANGSLFFVVPLGAKDLICFNAHRIYTKEQVLKLFSDLELKEFAFIPEEGKDGGLIVDPDQQLLARQFCGCGCFHFIKKISS encoded by the coding sequence ATGATTAGAAAGATAAAAAGGATGCTCATAAAGCGGAAATTGAAATTAAATTTTAAGTATCAATATGATCAACTGCTTAACTTAGAAAAACAGAGTAAAAAGCGATTTATTCTTGATGAACGTAATTTTTTTCCATGTTTATATGATAATACACCCGAAACAGGTTTTGACAGACATTACGTTTACCATCCAGCCTGGGCCGCCAGAATTATTAAAAACAACAACCCGGCAAAACATATTGATATATCATCAACCCTTCATTTCTGCTCCATTTTATCAGCTTTCATTCCTGTCGACTTTTATGACTACAGACCTGCAGACCTACATTTATCGGATTTAAAATCACTAAGCGGAGACTTGATGAATTTACCTTTCAAGTCCGATTCAATTGAGTCGATCTCGTGCATGCACACCATAGAACATATAGGCTTAGGCAGATACGGAGACCCATTAGATTATGATGGGGATATCAAAGCAATTAATGAACTTAAAAGAGTTCTTGCAGCAAATGGAAGTTTATTTTTTGTAGTACCATTAGGGGCAAAAGATTTAATATGTTTTAATGCGCATCGAATATACACTAAAGAACAAGTTTTAAAACTGTTTTCAGATCTTGAACTCAAGGAATTTGCCTTTATACCTGAAGAAGGTAAAGATGGAGGTTTAATTGTAGACCCTGATCAACAATTGCTTGCGAGACAATTTTGTGGATGCGGTTGTTTTCATTTTATCAAAAAAATATCATCATGA
- the panD gene encoding aspartate 1-decarboxylase, translating into MIIEILKSKIHRVRVTQAELNYVGSITIDEDLMDAANIIANEKVQIVNNNNGARFETYVIKGERGKGTVCLNGAAARQVQVGDTLIIISYGSLPIEEAKLYKPILVFPDDNNHLLK; encoded by the coding sequence ATGATTATCGAGATATTAAAATCGAAAATACACCGTGTCAGAGTGACACAGGCGGAATTAAACTATGTGGGCAGCATCACAATTGATGAGGACCTGATGGATGCCGCGAATATCATTGCTAATGAAAAGGTGCAGATTGTCAATAATAATAACGGGGCAAGATTTGAAACCTATGTGATTAAAGGTGAGCGCGGTAAAGGTACAGTCTGTTTAAATGGTGCAGCTGCAAGGCAGGTACAGGTTGGGGATACTTTAATTATTATTTCTTATGGCTCTTTACCTATTGAAGAAGCCAAATTGTATAAGCCTATCCTGGTCTTCCCTGATGATAACAATCATCTTCTGAAATAA
- a CDS encoding phage holin family protein encodes MKLIIEILLMGLAMLLGSYLVPGVHIDGFGTAIIAAVLIALANATIGFILRLLTFPINFLTLGLMSFIITVLMILLVDSMMSGFNTSGFFAAAFLAIVVAIIKALFGTIAGTDND; translated from the coding sequence ATGAAACTTATTATTGAAATTTTATTGATGGGTCTGGCTATGCTGCTGGGTTCCTATCTTGTTCCGGGCGTTCATATCGACGGGTTCGGTACTGCTATCATCGCTGCCGTGCTGATTGCACTGGCCAATGCGACTATTGGTTTTATTTTAAGATTGCTTACTTTCCCGATCAATTTTTTGACACTGGGCCTGATGTCTTTCATCATTACCGTGTTAATGATCTTATTAGTAGATAGTATGATGTCCGGATTTAATACTTCAGGCTTCTTTGCTGCTGCATTTCTGGCCATTGTAGTAGCTATAATCAAAGCTTTATTTGGTACGATTGCCGGTACTGATAACGATTAA
- the infB gene encoding translation initiation factor IF-2 — MSDDKPIILFKAVKELNVGIATAVEFLEKKGFSVENKPTTKLSRDMYNALLKEFQGDKIVKEEANQIVIGKIRRDEPEVTEKVTDAPRKNVEFESEGILIKNLHSYTPPTVEKPKEEVSPAPAPEKEAALEKEPEKVEEGTLKGVKIVGKINLDDLNSKTRPAKKEELPAAEVVKAEAPVIPAAPVEAPVPAAVIPEAPKVVQEEVKPVEKPIEAKPVEIKPEVVKAVEEEVKEEKPKPVESPVVKAEPVKEVVAPKADKPDEVEVIKARSVKLSGPNIIGKIVLPTTPERKSQPVASSADSNDAKRKRKRKKTPGAPGQNQSSGGNPSAPNQQAGNNPATPAKPAGVPTFTNRPDFRNNTNNTANRPNFRNSKPGGPGGSKEEPTEKEIQDQIKATLARLSGAGKSGKFAQRAKLRRGKRDDVALSAEEAAMEQELQSKVLKVTEFVTANELASMMDVPVTKIIGTCMSLGMFVSINQRLDAETLTIVADEFGYEIQFVKPDDEGDSIIEESDNPEDLVPRAPVVTIMGHVDHGKTSLLDYIRKANVVAGEAGGITQHIGAYMVTTPTGKKVTFLDTPGHEAFTAMRARGAKVADIAIIVVAADDAVMPQTKEAISHAQAAGVPLVFAFTKIDKPGANSDKIREQLSIMNILVEDWGGKFQSQEISGKSGLNVDLLLDKVLLEAELLELTANPNKRATGSVIEATLDKGRGIVTTVLVQAGTLKVGDPILAGSYSGRVKALFNERGQKVEQAGPSVPVQVLGMQGAPTAGDKFNAVENESEAREIANKRLQLMREQGLRTQKHITLDEIGRRLAIGNFKELNLIVKGDVDGSIEALADSLLKLSTEEIQINIISKAVGQISESDVLLASASDAIIIGFQVRPSSGARKLAEAEQIDIRLYSIIYDAINEIKAAMEGMLAPEFQEKITANVEIRDTFKITKVGTIAGCMVLDGTITRNSKIRIVRDGVVVYTGELASLKRYKDDVKEVARGYECGLNIQNFNNIEVGDIVEAYEQVEVKRKL; from the coding sequence ATGTCAGACGACAAACCAATAATTTTATTCAAAGCAGTTAAGGAACTTAACGTAGGGATAGCTACGGCCGTTGAGTTTTTAGAAAAGAAAGGCTTTTCTGTTGAGAATAAACCCACTACTAAACTCTCCCGCGATATGTATAATGCATTATTGAAAGAGTTTCAGGGAGATAAAATCGTAAAAGAAGAAGCCAATCAAATTGTTATAGGTAAAATTCGTCGTGATGAGCCTGAAGTAACTGAAAAAGTTACGGATGCACCTAGAAAAAATGTTGAATTCGAAAGCGAGGGTATTTTAATCAAAAACCTTCATTCCTATACTCCTCCTACAGTTGAGAAACCTAAGGAAGAAGTATCTCCTGCCCCTGCTCCTGAAAAAGAAGCGGCATTGGAAAAGGAACCTGAAAAGGTTGAAGAAGGAACATTGAAAGGTGTTAAAATTGTAGGGAAAATTAATCTTGACGATTTAAACTCTAAGACCCGTCCTGCAAAAAAAGAAGAACTTCCAGCTGCTGAAGTTGTAAAAGCGGAAGCTCCGGTTATACCGGCTGCTCCTGTTGAAGCACCTGTACCAGCAGCGGTTATCCCGGAGGCACCTAAGGTAGTTCAGGAGGAAGTTAAGCCAGTAGAAAAACCTATTGAGGCTAAACCTGTTGAAATTAAACCTGAAGTAGTTAAAGCTGTGGAAGAAGAAGTTAAAGAAGAAAAACCAAAACCTGTGGAATCACCTGTTGTTAAAGCAGAGCCGGTTAAAGAAGTTGTTGCACCGAAAGCAGATAAGCCTGACGAAGTTGAGGTTATCAAAGCACGTTCTGTAAAACTTTCCGGACCAAATATTATTGGTAAAATTGTCTTGCCGACAACACCTGAACGTAAATCACAACCTGTCGCTTCTTCAGCGGACAGCAATGATGCGAAAAGGAAACGCAAGCGTAAAAAGACTCCTGGTGCACCTGGACAGAATCAGTCATCGGGAGGTAATCCTTCAGCGCCTAATCAGCAGGCAGGAAATAATCCTGCTACACCTGCAAAACCTGCGGGCGTACCAACTTTTACCAACAGACCTGATTTCAGGAACAATACAAACAATACAGCCAACAGGCCTAACTTTAGAAACAGCAAACCAGGCGGACCTGGGGGCTCTAAAGAAGAACCTACGGAAAAAGAAATACAAGATCAGATTAAAGCAACGCTTGCACGTTTAAGCGGAGCTGGTAAATCTGGTAAATTTGCACAGCGTGCAAAACTGCGTCGTGGTAAACGTGATGATGTGGCTCTTTCTGCGGAAGAAGCTGCAATGGAACAGGAACTACAGTCTAAAGTGTTGAAAGTAACGGAATTTGTTACAGCAAACGAATTAGCGAGCATGATGGATGTACCGGTTACCAAAATTATTGGTACTTGTATGAGTCTTGGTATGTTCGTTTCGATCAATCAGCGTTTGGATGCAGAAACATTAACGATCGTTGCAGATGAGTTTGGTTACGAAATACAATTCGTTAAACCTGATGATGAAGGCGATAGTATTATTGAAGAATCAGATAATCCTGAAGATTTAGTACCAAGAGCACCGGTAGTTACGATCATGGGTCACGTCGATCATGGTAAGACCTCTTTACTGGATTATATCCGTAAAGCGAATGTTGTAGCTGGTGAAGCAGGTGGTATTACACAGCACATTGGTGCTTATATGGTAACTACACCAACTGGTAAAAAAGTAACTTTCCTGGATACACCGGGTCACGAAGCCTTTACAGCGATGCGTGCACGTGGTGCGAAAGTAGCGGATATTGCAATTATTGTTGTTGCAGCGGATGATGCAGTAATGCCTCAGACTAAAGAAGCAATTAGTCATGCTCAGGCAGCTGGGGTTCCTTTGGTATTCGCCTTCACAAAAATTGATAAACCGGGAGCAAACTCTGATAAGATCCGTGAGCAATTATCGATCATGAATATCTTAGTAGAGGATTGGGGTGGTAAATTCCAGTCTCAGGAAATCTCCGGTAAAAGCGGCTTAAATGTTGATCTTTTATTAGATAAAGTATTATTAGAAGCTGAATTGTTAGAATTAACAGCTAATCCTAATAAACGTGCTACTGGTAGTGTAATTGAAGCGACCTTAGATAAAGGACGTGGTATTGTGACTACGGTACTGGTTCAGGCTGGTACTCTAAAAGTAGGTGATCCGATTTTAGCGGGTAGCTACAGTGGTCGTGTAAAAGCGTTATTTAACGAACGTGGACAAAAAGTAGAACAAGCCGGTCCTTCAGTACCGGTACAGGTATTGGGTATGCAGGGCGCACCTACAGCAGGTGATAAATTCAATGCTGTAGAGAATGAGTCTGAAGCGAGAGAGATTGCAAACAAACGTTTACAATTAATGCGTGAGCAGGGCTTGAGAACACAGAAACACATTACGCTGGATGAGATTGGCCGTCGTTTAGCTATCGGTAACTTTAAAGAGCTTAACCTGATTGTTAAAGGTGACGTGGATGGTTCGATTGAGGCATTAGCCGATTCATTACTGAAACTATCTACTGAAGAGATTCAGATTAATATCATCAGTAAAGCGGTAGGTCAGATTTCAGAATCTGATGTATTGTTAGCTTCGGCTTCTGATGCGATTATCATCGGTTTCCAGGTTCGTCCTTCTTCAGGTGCAAGAAAGCTTGCTGAGGCTGAGCAAATCGATATTCGTCTGTACTCAATTATCTATGATGCGATCAATGAGATCAAAGCTGCGATGGAAGGTATGCTTGCTCCTGAATTCCAGGAGAAAATTACTGCAAACGTTGAGATCAGAGATACCTTCAAGATCACGAAAGTGGGAACGATTGCCGGATGTATGGTATTGGATGGAACGATTACACGTAACAGTAAGATCCGTATTGTAAGAGACGGTGTGGTTGTTTACACTGGTGAACTGGCTTCACTGAAACGTTATAAAGATGATGTGAAAGAAGTAGCAAGAGGTTACGAATGTGGTCTGAACATACAGAACTTTAATAACATTGAAGTTGGTGATATCGTTGAGGCTTACGAACAGGTAGAAGTAAAAAGAAAGTTATAA